In the genome of Microbacterium paraoxydans, the window GTAGGGAGCTGGGAACCCCGCTCGTGAAGACGTTGAAACCGTCCTGAACGAGAACCCAGGGGTTGTCGCTGATGACCCGATCGTAATAAAGGGGTATCCCACCCTCGACTAATCTCCCACTGCGGAGCGCATCAACCACCTCGGTGCGGGCACCGTTGATGTGGTCGCTGTGCATCAGGGTTGCAACAAACGGATCGTCTGGGCCGAGGACGACCCCGCTCGCACCGTCACGGCCACTGAGGAAGTCACTGAGCAGATCCCCTACACGTCCGTTGGCGAGCTCCCGCGGGCTTTTGCCAGACGGGCTGGCGGTGCAGTCGAGAGCTCCCCAGGCTTCCGACGCGGTTCTGGCAAGCAGGGCGGCGAGGACCTGGTCCGCCTTCTCACGGGCATCGGCGAGGCGGGCGAGTTCGTCGGCTGCATCCTGCGCATCGATCGTCGCCTGCTGCTCGGCAGCGAACCGCCGCGCGAGTCCCTCGGGGTCTGTGCCGAAGAGGGTCTCGCTGTGGACACCGTTGAGGATGTGCTCGGCAGCTTCGAGTCGGTGCTTCAGAGGTGCGGCTCGGCGAGCGATCTCGGCCACCGTATCAGCGTAGGCGAGGATCCCTTTGCCGGCGATCCGCATCGCCTCCTCGGAGGCCTCCAGACGGTCGTGGAACTCGAGGATGCGGGCGCGGAACGCGTCGGCGCTCTCCCCGGCCCAGATGTCGTCGAGGTCGCGGAGAATGGCGGACACGGCCGATCTCGCGTCCGCGAGGCCCGACGCCTGCGAGTCCGTCCACTGCTTCGCCCTGTCGCACGCGGTCAGGTCGCCGGCGCCAGGGTCGAACCTCGTCCAGTTCGGCACTACCGGACTTCCAGCGCCTCGATGAAGGCCGTCACGGCATCGACGTGCGCCTGCTCCGTGGCGAGAAAATCCTGCGCCGTGTCGTCCACTCCGCTCGCCAGGCCTCGACTGGAGAGCATGAGGACACCATGCGCTTCGAACCACGTAGACACGAACATCTCCGCACCGGACGAGACCAGGTCGCTGAGCGCTTCCGTGAGGTCAAATCCGCCATCGAGACGTGCTTTGCCGTGAGAGATGTCATGGAGCGAGCGCGCCACTCCGCGCATGCCTCTGACGTCGATGTGAAGAGCGTTGCGCACTGTTTCCCCCGGAGACCCCCGCCCCGGATCCAGGCTAACGAGGAGAGAGGACGACGGTGAAGAGAACGGGGACGCTGTATACCGGTGGCTCAGCGGGCGACGGCGGCGTCGGCGAGATGACGCGCCTCGTGGCCGAGGACCTTCACGATGATGCCGTGGCGCCGGAGCTCGGCGACCGTGCGCGCGCCCTCCTCGGCGTCGAGCCCCAGAGCCCGGATGTTCGCCACCACGACCACGTCTCCGGTCCGGAGCGTCGAGATGAGCCGCGCGAGGCGGTCGTTCCAGCTCTCCAGGATGTCCGGCGCCGGGTGACGGAAGCCCTCGATGGGCACGCCGAAGCGGGTGAGGTCGGCGCGCTGCTCGACGACCGACGGCATGCCCTCGCGGGCGACGACGAGGCCGACCAGGCGGGAGCCCGCGGGACGCGCGGTCCAGAAGTTGCGGTTCTGCTGCAGCTCCGTGAAGCACTTCGGGCACTTCGCTGCGTCGTGCGGGAGGTGGAGCGGGCTCGTCAGCGCATCGTCGAGAGACGGCGTCGTTCCCGCCGGGTCAATCGTGTCGCTCATCCCGCACCTCCGCCCTCTATTCTGCCCTGCCCAGGTGTCCCGCGGCGACCGGATCAGAGCAGTCCGAGGGCTCGGACCGCGTCCCGCTCCTCCACGAGCTCCGCGACCGAGGCGTCGATGCGTGCGCGGGCACGGTCGTCGATCTCCAGGCCCTCCACGATGTGCCACTCGCCGTCGACGGACTGCACGGGGAACGACGAGACGAGGCCCTCCGGGACACCGTACTCCCCGCGCGAGACGACGGCGGCGGATGTCCAGTCCTCGGTCCCGCGGACCCAGTCGCGCACATGGTCGATCGTCGCGCTCGCCGCGGAGGCGACGGAGGACGACCCGCGGACCTCGATGATCTCCGCGCCGCGCTTGGCCACGCGGGGGATGAACGTCTGGTCCAGCCACGCCGGGACGTCGCCGACGATCTGTTCCAGCGCGTCCTGCACGGGCTTCCCGCCGACGGTCGCGTGCGACACGTCGGGGAACTGCGTGGCCGAGTGGTTGCCCCAGATGGGCACCCGCCGCACCGTGTGCACGGGGGCGCCGAGCGTCTGGGCGAGCTGAGCCCGTGCGCGGTTCTCGTCCAGCCGCGTGAGGGCGGTGAAGCGGTCGGCGGGCACGCCGTCGGCCGCCGCCGAGGCGATCAGGGCGTTCGTGTTGGCGGGGTTGCCCACCACGGTCACGCGGACGCCGGGGGCGGCGTTCGCGGCGATGGCGGCGCCCTGCGGCCCGAAGATACCGCCGTTCGCGGCCAGCAGGTCGCCGCGCTCCATGCCGGGACCGCGGGGGCGGGCGCCCACGAGCAGGGCGAGGTCGCAGCCGTCGAAGCCGACCGCGGCGTCATCGGTCACCTCCACGTGCTCGAGCAGGTCGAATGCGCCGTCCTGGAGCTCCAGCGCCGCACCCTCTGCCGCGCCGAGCCCCTGCGGGATCTCCAGCAGCCGCAGCCGCACCTTCTCATCCGGACCGAGCATGTCGCCGGCGGCGATGCGGAAGAGGAGCGCGTAGCCGATCTGTCCGCCCGCGCCGGTGATGGTGATCGTGGTGGCCATGTCACGAGCCTACGTCCGTCGCGGTGTCGGCGCGCGGAGTACCCTCGACGCATGACGTTCAATCCCGACGCCGACCTCTCCCGCAACACCACGCGTCGCCGCGGACGCACGGCGGCGATCGCGGGCGGCTCCGGCGTCGGCGTGCTCGCCCTCCTCGCCCTCATCGCCGGCCCGCTGCTGGGCATCGACCTGAGCGGACTCGTCGGCGGCGCGCCCGGGGGCGGGAGCGAGCCCGGCGCCGGTTCGGCCATCGAGAACTGCGACAGCGGCGCGGACGCGAACGCGAACGTCGACTGCCGCATGGCGGGGGCGCAGCTCGCGCTCGACGCCTTCTGGGAGGACAACGTGGAGGGGTACCAGGCTCCGCAGCTCATCGTCGTCGACGGAGCGACCTCCACGCAGTGCGGTACCGCCTCCAACGCGGTCGGCCCGTTCTACTGCCCCCCGGAGGAGACCGTCTACATCGACCCCACGTTCTTCCAGCTCATGCAGCAGCAGTTCGGGGCCTCGGCCGGGAACCTCGCGCAGCTCTACATCGTCGGGCACGAGTGGGGTCACCACATCCAGAACCTCCTCGGGGCGATGGAGGAGTACCCGAACAACGGGACGGGCCCCGGCAGCAACGGCGTGCGCATGGAGCTGCAGGCCGACTGCTATGCCGGCGGCTGGCTCGGCCGCGCGACCGAGCAGACCGACGCCGACGGCGATCCGTACCTCGAGAAGCCGACGGAGGAGCAGATCCGCGACGCCCTGAACGCAGCGTCGACCGTCGGCGACGATCACATCCAGGAGCAGTCCGGGCAGGTGAACCCGGAGACCTGGACCCACGGCTCCAGCGAGCAGCGTCAGCGCTGGTTCGCGGAGGGATACCAGAACGGGCTCGATGCGTGCGGGCAGGTGTTCACCCTCCCCGCCGATCAGCTCGACCCGTAGGCCCGGTGGTCCCGCCGGTATCAGATAACGTGGACTCGGCAGGACCGCACGACCGGTTGGGGGACCGAACATGACGAACACCGAGGGGCTCTATCCGCCCATCGAGCCGCACGAGACCGGAGTGCTGCTCGTCGGCGACGGGCACCGCGTGGCCTGGGAGATCAGCGGCAACCCCGACGGCAAACCCGTCGTGTTCCTCCACGGAGGCCCCGGCAGCGGCACCTCCCCGTGGCAGCGGCAGTTCTTCGACCCTGACGTCTACCGGATCGTCCTCCTCGATCAGCGCGGATGCGGTCGGAGCACGCCGTCCGCCGCGGAGCCGGAGGCCGATCTCCGGCACATCACCACCGCGCACCTCATCGCCGACCTCGAGCTGCTGCGCAAGAATCTCGGCATCGAGGCGTGGCAGGTGTTCGGCGGATCCTGGGGCAGCGCCCTCGCGCTCGCCTACGCCCAGGCCCACCCCGACGTGGTCTCCGAGCTGATCCTGCGCGGGATCTTCACGCTCCGTCGCGCCGAGCTCGAGTGGTTCTACGAGGGCGGGGCGGCGGCGCTCTTCCCGGACCTGTGGGAGGACTTCATCGCGCCGATCCCGGTCCTGGAGCGCTCCCGGATGATCGAGGCGTACCACCGGCGGCTGTTCGACCCGGACCCGGCGGTCCATGAACCGGCGGCCCTCGCGTGGGCGGCGTGGGAGGCGGCGACCGTCACGCTGCGCCCCGACCCGGAGCAGATCGCGGCGATGGCCGATCCCCGCCGGGCCGTCGCTTTCGCACGCATCGAGAACCACTTCTTCGTGCACCGCGGCTGGTGGGCCGAGGGGCAGCTGCTCGCGGGGATCGACGCCATCCGGCACATCCCGACCGTGATCGTGCAGGGCCGCCACGACGTGGTCACGCCGATGATGACGGCGTGGGACCTGCACCGTGCCTGGCCGGAAGCCGACTTCCAGGTGATCGACGACGCGGGGCACTCCGCCGCTGAACCCGGCATCCGTGCGGCTCTCCGCGCCGCGACCGATCGGTTCCGCCCCGAGGCCTGACGCGTTCCCGTCAGGCGCGGAGCGCGCGCAGCAGTGTCTTCGCGAGGCCGACGGTGCCGCCGTCCGCGCGATGACGGGTGAGGCCCTCGCTCACGGCGGCGCCGGTGCGGGAGGAGGCGAACCACGGCGGCTTCGGGAGGATCGTCATCCGTCCGCCGCCGTTCGCGACGGGAAGCGAGCGCGGGAACGGCCGGAAGGGGCCGCGCAGCACGGAGCGCTCCACCCGATCCAGGAGCAGGGCGTTGTGGACGACGCCGATGCCGCTGCCGACGTCATCGATCGTGCCGCCGGGGAACGCGCCCCACGTGAGCGTCGGCGTGATGAACCCGAAGGCGGTCCAGCCGTTGATCGCGATCGAGCCGTAGTGCAGGGCGGTGAGAGCGCGCTCGAACCCGCTGCCGAGCGCCTTCTCGGTCGCCGGGTCGATGAGCAGGTTGGCGCCGAGTGTGCCCTGCAGCTTCTCATTCGCGTGGGTGACCGCGGCGTCGAGGAACTCCTGGCCCGTGCCGGGCAGGCTCACCACGCCGAGGACCGGCGCGAAGTACTCGGTGTTCTCCAGGGCTGAGGGGTCGTCGTCGGCATCGACCTCGACGAGGAGCCGGTCGCCGAGCACGAGGGCGTCCGGGTAGTCGTCCGCGGCGGTCTGCATGCGGGAGGGGGCACCGGGATACCAGATGGGGCGCTCCGGAGCGGTGGCGTAGGCGCGGCGCAGTTCGGCGCGGAAGGCGTCGGCCTGGTCCCAGTCCGCGGAGAGGATGACGACCTGCCCCGCGATGCAGTTGTGGCCGCTGTTCTGCAGGCGCATGGTCGCGATGTGCTCGGCCTGATACGTGAGGTCGGCGGCCGTCCACTTCCCCGGAACGACGATGATGGGGGAGACTCCGCCGAGCTCCGCGGTGATGGGCTTCTTCAGCAGCGGCCGGTTCTCGCGGCGGCGGCGCTTCGTCGCGGAGGCCCCCTCGCCGGTCGACGGTCCCCAGACGATGGTGTCGAAGGTCGCCGCAGAGCCGGTGATGTGCACGTGGGCGAGGCCGGGGTGCTGGGTGAGGTAGGCGCCGGCGGCCGGGCCCCCGCGCACGATCCGCAGCAGTCCCGGCTCGATGAGCGGGGCGAGCGCGCGCTTGTAGACGGGGACCAGCGCATCCTGCGTGGGGTTCACCTTCAGCAGGACGGTGCGGTTATGGGCGAGCAGTTCGTACAGCACGTCCAGCACGGGGATGGAGGTCACGTTCCCGGCGCCGAGCACGAGTCCGACGCCCCCGGACACCGTCGGCGTGCGCTGTGCCAGACCGGCGGTTGCGCGGGCGGTGTTCGGCGTGGTCCCCGGTTCGAGCCAGACCTCGCCGGTGAAGCCGGACAGCAGGAACCGGTCGATGCCGGTGAGGGGGAAGGCGTGCACGCGCGCGCGGCCCCCGGGTGCGCGGTCGACCCGGATGCCGTCGAGCGGATTCGCGCCGTTCGCGATGCGGGTGAGCGTGGTGATCGAGGCGTCGAGTGCTCCGAGGACGCTGTACGGGCCGCTCAGCCACTCCTCGCCGCGGAGCGGATGCCGCGCGTCCAGGCCCTTGGAGGCGGCGGCGATCGTCGCCCAGTCCTCCGCGGTCGCGGCGACGCTCGTGCGGACCTGCCGGAGCAGCGTCGCGCGCTGCGCCACGGTGAGCGCGGTCCACACCGCGGTCCCCGTCTGCAGATCGGCGACGGCGGCGTCGAGCCGTTCCGTTTCGCCCTCGCCGAGGGCGGGGGTGGCGGGCGCGGTCGTGGGCGCAGAAGTCATCGGCGTCTCCTTCGAACGGGCTTTCAGCTTAGGCGTCCGCGCGGAGATCCGCCGAGTGCGAGGACGATCAGATGATCGAGAGTTCGCGCAGCTTCGACTCCACGTCGGCATTCGACGGCTCGACGTGGTGCGAGGCGTCGGGGTAGACCACGACGGGGATGTTCGTGCGGCCGGAGATGTCCTTCGCGATGTCCGCGGCGGCGGGGTCGGCGACCAGGTCGACGTACGTGTACGCGACGCCGAGCTCGTCGAGCTGCTTCTTCGTGCGGATGCAGTCGCGGCACCAGTCGGCGCCGAACATCGTGATGGTGTCGGAAGCGGGGTTGGTCATGGCTCCAGCCTACGTCTGCGAGGGACGGGTGGCTCCGAAGAAGCCCGTGAGGGCGGCGGCGAGGGCCTCCGGCGCCTCCTCCGCCATGTGGTGCCCGCTGTCGATGCCGTGGCCGCGCACATCGTCGGCCCAGTCCCGCCAGATGCGGAGGGGGTCGCCGTAGAGCTCTTCGAGATCGTCGCGTCGGGACCACAGCACGAGCGTCGGCATTTGGAGCCGACGCCCGGCGGCGCGATCCGCCTCCTCGTGCGCGCGGTCGATCGTGAGGCCGGCGCGGTAGTCCTCGAGCATCGCCCGGACGACCGACGGCTGGCGCACCGCGCGCAGGAACTCGGCATGGTTGGCCGCGCCCATCGTCGCCGGGTCGGCCTTGGGGGTGTACCAGGCCTCCGGGTCCGCGCCGATGACGCGCTCCGGGACGTCCGGCTGGGCGAAGAAGAACCAGTGCCACCAGTGCGCGGCGAAGGTCGCGTCGCAGCGACGGAGGTGCTCCGAGATCGGCAGGCAGTCCAGCAGGGCGACCTGTTCGACGGCCTCCGGGTGATCGAGGGCGAGTCGGAGCGCGACGTAGCTGCCGCGGTCATGCCCGACCAGGCGGAAGCGCTCATGGCCGAGTCGCTCGGCGACGGTGCGGATGTCTCGGGCGACGGCGCGTTTGGAATGGGCGGAATGATCGGCGGTGGGCGCCGGGCCGCGGGAGCGTCCGTAGCCCCGCAGATCGGGGCAGATCACCGTGAAGCCGCGGTCGACGAGAAGCGGGGCCACCCGATGCCAGGTCGCCGAGGTGCGGGGGTGGCCGTGCAGCAGCACCATGGGCGGCCCCGAGCCGCCGTGGCGCACGAGGATGTCCGCCTCGGCGGTCGGGATCCGCGTGGTCGTGAAGCCGGGGAACAGTGCCTCGTCGGAGCTGCTCATCGACCGGGGTCCGCTTCGTCCGGCAGCTTCTCGACCGGGACGATCACCACGTCCTGCACCTTCCAGTCCAGGTCGGCGATCCCCTCGGACGCGGCGGTCAGGTCGGCCGTACGGACGCCACGATGATGCGGCACCACGAACGCCTCGATGTGGAAAACCTGGCCCTGATCCCGCATGCGCACGGCAGCCTGATCCACCCAGGGGCGGCTGCGCAGGTAGGAGACGACATCGCGGGCCAGCGGGTGCGGCTCCGCGCTGTCGAAGGTGCGTGCCCGCTGGTCCATGAGGTCGACGATCGCGGTCTTCGTGTTGCGGAAGCCGTCCCAGATGATGCCGAGCGAGATGAAGAGTGCCGCAGCACCGTCGAGCCACCAGACGCCGGCGCCCACGCCCAGCACGCCGACGATGGAGGCGACCGTCGTCTGCCAGTCCGCCTTCGCCATGTCGGCGTCGGCGTAGAGCAGCTTGTTGTGCAGGACGGGGGCGAGCTTGGCCTTGGCCGGACCGTAGAAGAACACCGGCCCGACGATCACGACGGCCATGACGGCGACCATCAGCCAGCCGAGCCAGATCGTCTGGCCGAAAACCTGCACGGTGCCGATGGTCGGATGCTCCCCGCGGATGAGCCCGGCCACGGCCTCGGCGGCGAGGTTCAGGCCGACCGCGAGGAGCGCGACACCGGCGACGAGGTGGCCGACGCCCATCGCCCGGTGCAGGCCGTAGGGGTGCTTCCGGGTGGGGCGTCGCCGCACGAACAGGAGCGCGAGGAGGAAGGCGAACTGCGGGATGAGCGACAGCATGTCCTCGATCCACGCCGTGCGCATCGCCTGGGACTCGCCCACGACGAGGGCGATCACGGTGATCGTGATCGAGGTGTAGACGATCGTGAAGATCTCCCAGCGCACGGCCTTGCGCGTGGCCCGCTGCTGTTCGTCGGGGAGCTCGGTGCGCCCGAACTGCTTCGTCCCGGTCATCGAGCGACCTCCTCGTCGAGGGAGGCCTCGAGGGCCGAGAGAAAGGCATTCTCTCCGAGGGGGACGAGCATGACGAGTTCCCGATCGCCCGCGCCCTCGATCCCCGGATAGCCGCGGGTCACGCCCGCCTTGTCGATCCACGGGGTGTCCGGCGTCAGTCCGCCGGCCACGAGGTCGAGGTCGCCCGTCTCCAGCATGCCCACCAGGCTCTCCTCGGTCGCGACCGTCCAGGTGACGTTCGCGTCGATGCTCGCGGCGAAGTCGTCGACGAGATCCACGACCGGCCCGCGCGGCTCGCCGCGGTCGATCTCGACGAGGCCGGGCTCGGGCGAGGTGCCGACCCGCAGCTCCCCGCCCGTGACCCGGTCCAGGGTGCCGTCCGGGTCCGCGGGGACCGTCATCCCGCATCCGCCGAGGGCCGTGGCCACGAGGAGGCCGGCCAGGGCGCCGATCAGGCGTCGTCCGGCGGATGTCCGTCGAATCCTGTCACTGCTCACGGCCTCAGGATGGCGCACAGCCGCGACGCGGGCAACGGCGTTGACGGTGCTATGGAAGAGGACTAACCACCCTTGAGGGTAAGGATAGCCTTTCCTATAGTGGATGCATGAGCAGCGCGTGTGAGCACCTGGAGGATCCGGACTGGGAAGCGATGGAAGGAGCGGTGCTCATCGCCGGGGATGCGGCCGACGTCGGAGCCATCGCTCGCGTCGCGTCCCGGCTCCCGTGGGATGCGCAGGGCGTCATCCTCATCGAGGCCGCCGCCCGCATCCAGTTCCGCCACATCGACGTGCCGCAGGGGGTGTCGGTCCGCTGGCTGGTTCGCGCGGAGGGCGCGCATGCTCACACGCGGGGCGAGCGGTTGGCGAACGCCGTCTATGCGTGGTGCCTGGAGTGGACGTGCAGCGAGCCCCCGGAGCACTGGACGGTGTGGCTCGGCCCGCACACTCCGCCGCACGTGGCGCGGATGGCGCGCAGCCTCCTCGGCGTCGCGAACTGAGTCCCGGCTCAGCGCGTCGCGCCGACGGCGGATGCCGTGGCGTTGGCGGTGATCGCGTCGAGCGCGCGGCGGAGCGCCGAGCTCGACGTGTGTGCGGTGTACGGGAAGTAGACGACCTCGACACCCACCTCCGCGAACTCGCTCTCCAGCCGCAGGCCCTTCTCGGTGCCGCGCCAGTCATCGCCCTTGAAGAAGTGCGTGAAGCGCACGTCGCGCCACGAGTCCATCTTCGACGGCGTCGTCTCGACGTACACGTCGTCGACGAAGGAGATGTGCCGGACGATCTCGGCACGCTCGGCGGTCGGGATGACCGGCTCGATCCCCTTGACCTGACGCAGCATCTCGTCGCTCACGACACCGGCGATCAGGATGTCGCAGTGCTGTTTGGCGTGTCGCAGCAGATTGAGGTGCCCGACGTGAAACAGGTCGAAAGCTCCGACGGCATAGCCGATACGCGTCCCCATGATCTCCCCAGATCGATCATTCCCCAGTCGAACGGATCCCCACCCGTTCGGCGCGACTCCCACAGCCGCAGACGACACTCTAGCAGGAACGTGTCCTGCAGCCCATAGGAACCCATGGAACGATGGATGTCGGAGCCGATGGGGCTGCGGAACGACGAAGGGGACCACGTTGGGGGCAGGGGTCACGGTCATCGTGCCGACCTACAACGAGCGCGACAACGTCGCCGAGCTCGTGGAGCGCACGGCCACGGCGTTGGCGGGAAGGGACGCCGAGGTCCTCTTCGTCGACGACAGCAGCGACGACACCACGGCCGAGGTGGAGCGCGTCGCGGTCGACGCCCCGATCCCGGTGCGGGTGATCCATCGCTCGGACAACGTCGGAGGCCTCGGCGGGGCGGTCGTCGTCGGCCTGGGAGCCGCGGACGCCGATGTCTGCATCGTGATGGACGGCGACCTCCAGCATCCGCCCGAGCTCCTGCCGGCCCTGCTCGACCGCTATGCGGCGGGGGACGCGGACGTCGTCGGCGCCTCCCGCTACATCGGCGGCGGCGACACCAGCGGCCTCGGCACGGCCATGCGCTTCGGGGTGTCCCGCGCCGCCACCTGGCTGACCCGCGCGATGTTCCCCCGACGGCTCGCCCGGAGCACCGATCCGATGACCGGGTTCTTCCTCGTCGACCGGCGCCGGCTCGACCTGGCCGCCCTCCGGCCGCAAGGGTTCAAGATCCTCCTGGAGATCCTCGCGCGGACGGATCTGCGGATCGCGGAGGTCCCGATGGAGTTCGCCGAGCGTCGACACGGCACCTCGAAGGCGAGCCTCCGGCAGGGGGCCACGTTCATCGCCCACCTGGCGCGGCTGCGCTTCGGCAAGATGTCGTTGTTCGCCGCGATCGGCGTCCTCGGGGCCATAGCGAACCTCGCGATCATGTGGGCGCTGACCGCCGCGGGCGTGCCCTACGTGTGGGCGGCGATCATCGGCGCCGAGGTCACGATCATCGGCAACTTCCTGCTGCAGGAGCGTTTCGTCTTCGCCGACATGCGCACCGATGCCCGCAGCGCCGCCGTGCGCTTCGCGGCCTCGTTCACGTTCAACAACGTCGAGGCGGCGCTGCGCATCCCGGTGATGGCGCTCATGGTCGAGACCTGGCACATCTCCAGCGTGCTCGCGACGGCCCTCTCCCTCGTCGTGGCCTTCTTCGCCCGGTTCCTGTTCCACTCGCTCGTCGTGTACGCGCCCCGTCGGCGTCGGGAGGAGCGGCAGGCCGCGGGCGAGCCGGAGCCGGACACCGCGACCCTGCGCATCATCCGCGCCATCGACGCGGAGGCGATGAAGCCGGGCGAGCTCTAGGCGTCTGCGGACAGGTAGTCGGCGAGGGCCGCATCCGCGTCCCGCGGCGTCCAGGCGGTGGCCGTGATCCGGGCGAGGTCCAGAACGCTGTTGCGCGGACGCGGCGCGATCGGTCCGGCCTGGTCGGCGAAGTACTCCTCCGTCGTCACCGAGGTGACCGCGGCCGGGTCGTGCCCGGTCAGCCGGTAGACCGCGCGTGCGATGTCGGCCCAGGAGCGCGGTTCGCCGCCCCCGGTCACGTTGTAGAGCCCGAACGGCGCCGACACGTCGAGCAGATGCCGGATGGCCTCCGCGAGGTCGGTCGTGAAGGTGAGTCGTCCGATCTGGTCGCCCACCACACGCGGGGCGACGCCCCGCCCGGCCAGCGAGGCCATCGTGCGCACGAAGTTGTGACCGTCGCCGATCACCCAGGAGGTGCGCAGGATGTAGTGGCGGGGCACGGTCGCCACGATCGCGTCTCCAGCCGCCTTCGTCTGGCCGTACACCCCCAGCGGGCGCACCCCGTCCGTCTCCGTGTACGGCTCGTCCTTCGTGCCGTCGAACACGTAGTCGCTGGACACGTGCACGAGCGTGAGGCCGTTCTCGGTCGCGACCCGGGCGAGCGCGGACACGCCGGTGACGTTCGCCGCCCAGGCTTCCGCGCGGCCCCCCTCCGTCTCGGCGCGGTCGACGGCCGTGTAAGCGGCCGCATTGATGATCGCTCCGTAGTCGCGCCAGCGCCGTGCGCCGGTCAGCCCGGGGTCGCGGAGGTCCAGCGTCTCGCGGGTCGTGTACTCGACGTGATCCGCATCGCCGAAGGACCTGCGCAGCGCCAGGCCGAGCTGACCGGATGCCCCGACGACGAGGATCTTCCGCGGGCCGATCGGAGTCACCTCGGCCAGTCGAGGATGCGCCCGGTCCTTCGGAGAGATCTCGACCCGGTCGAGGGGGATCGGCCACGCGATGGCCGCCGTCTCGTCGGCCAGGTTCAGGAAGGAGTACGCCGCGTCGGGCGACCAATGGTCGTTCACCAGGTAGGTGTAGGCGGTGTCCGCTTCGAGCGTCTGGTACGAGTTGCCGACGCCGCGCGGCACGAGGATGGCGCGCGACGGGTCGATCTCCGTCGTGAAGACGCGCCCGAAGGTCTCGCCCGCCCGCAGGTCGACCCAGGCGCCGAAGATCCGGCCGGTGGCGACGGAGACCCACTTGTCCCACGGCTCGGCGTGGATGCCGCGGGTGGTGCCAATCGCGTCGTTGAACGAGATGTTGTTCTGCACGGGGCCGAAGTCCGGAAGACCGGCGGCGACCATCTTCTCGCGCTGCCAGTTCTCCTTGAACCAGCCGCGGGTGTCGCCGTGCACGGGGAGGTCGACGAGGAGCAGGCCGGGGATCGGCGTCTCCGTGA includes:
- a CDS encoding recombinase family protein; amino-acid sequence: MSDTIDPAGTTPSLDDALTSPLHLPHDAAKCPKCFTELQQNRNFWTARPAGSRLVGLVVAREGMPSVVEQRADLTRFGVPIEGFRHPAPDILESWNDRLARLISTLRTGDVVVVANIRALGLDAEEGARTVAELRRHGIIVKVLGHEARHLADAAVAR
- a CDS encoding WXG100 family type VII secretion target yields the protein MPNWTRFDPGAGDLTACDRAKQWTDSQASGLADARSAVSAILRDLDDIWAGESADAFRARILEFHDRLEASEEAMRIAGKGILAYADTVAEIARRAAPLKHRLEAAEHILNGVHSETLFGTDPEGLARRFAAEQQATIDAQDAADELARLADAREKADQVLAALLARTASEAWGALDCTASPSGKSPRELANGRVGDLLSDFLSGRDGASGVVLGPDDPFVATLMHSDHINGARTEVVDALRSGRLVEGGIPLYYDRVISDNPWVLVQDGFNVFTSGVPSSLLGGQNLPESFLGSYELEVHAGESQPDGGVAVTYIINNDTTIDSATRIPGTGGAHVPLVEAAMTSAYASHGEFAPQHQTIVWTETVYS
- a CDS encoding malate dehydrogenase codes for the protein MATTITITGAGGQIGYALLFRIAAGDMLGPDEKVRLRLLEIPQGLGAAEGAALELQDGAFDLLEHVEVTDDAAVGFDGCDLALLVGARPRGPGMERGDLLAANGGIFGPQGAAIAANAAPGVRVTVVGNPANTNALIASAAADGVPADRFTALTRLDENRARAQLAQTLGAPVHTVRRVPIWGNHSATQFPDVSHATVGGKPVQDALEQIVGDVPAWLDQTFIPRVAKRGAEIIEVRGSSSVASAASATIDHVRDWVRGTEDWTSAAVVSRGEYGVPEGLVSSFPVQSVDGEWHIVEGLEIDDRARARIDASVAELVEERDAVRALGLL
- a CDS encoding glutaredoxin family protein is translated as MTNPASDTITMFGADWCRDCIRTKKQLDELGVAYTYVDLVADPAAADIAKDISGRTNIPVVVYPDASHHVEPSNADVESKLRELSII
- the pip gene encoding prolyl aminopeptidase; protein product: MTNTEGLYPPIEPHETGVLLVGDGHRVAWEISGNPDGKPVVFLHGGPGSGTSPWQRQFFDPDVYRIVLLDQRGCGRSTPSAAEPEADLRHITTAHLIADLELLRKNLGIEAWQVFGGSWGSALALAYAQAHPDVVSELILRGIFTLRRAELEWFYEGGAAALFPDLWEDFIAPIPVLERSRMIEAYHRRLFDPDPAVHEPAALAWAAWEAATVTLRPDPEQIAAMADPRRAVAFARIENHFFVHRGWWAEGQLLAGIDAIRHIPTVIVQGRHDVVTPMMTAWDLHRAWPEADFQVIDDAGHSAAEPGIRAALRAATDRFRPEA
- a CDS encoding alpha/beta fold hydrolase, whose protein sequence is MSSSDEALFPGFTTTRIPTAEADILVRHGGSGPPMVLLHGHPRTSATWHRVAPLLVDRGFTVICPDLRGYGRSRGPAPTADHSAHSKRAVARDIRTVAERLGHERFRLVGHDRGSYVALRLALDHPEAVEQVALLDCLPISEHLRRCDATFAAHWWHWFFFAQPDVPERVIGADPEAWYTPKADPATMGAANHAEFLRAVRQPSVVRAMLEDYRAGLTIDRAHEEADRAAGRRLQMPTLVLWSRRDDLEELYGDPLRIWRDWADDVRGHGIDSGHHMAEEAPEALAAALTGFFGATRPSQT
- a CDS encoding aldehyde dehydrogenase family protein, whose translation is MTSAPTTAPATPALGEGETERLDAAVADLQTGTAVWTALTVAQRATLLRQVRTSVAATAEDWATIAAASKGLDARHPLRGEEWLSGPYSVLGALDASITTLTRIANGANPLDGIRVDRAPGGRARVHAFPLTGIDRFLLSGFTGEVWLEPGTTPNTARATAGLAQRTPTVSGGVGLVLGAGNVTSIPVLDVLYELLAHNRTVLLKVNPTQDALVPVYKRALAPLIEPGLLRIVRGGPAAGAYLTQHPGLAHVHITGSAATFDTIVWGPSTGEGASATKRRRRENRPLLKKPITAELGGVSPIIVVPGKWTAADLTYQAEHIATMRLQNSGHNCIAGQVVILSADWDQADAFRAELRRAYATAPERPIWYPGAPSRMQTAADDYPDALVLGDRLLVEVDADDDPSALENTEYFAPVLGVVSLPGTGQEFLDAAVTHANEKLQGTLGANLLIDPATEKALGSGFERALTALHYGSIAINGWTAFGFITPTLTWGAFPGGTIDDVGSGIGVVHNALLLDRVERSVLRGPFRPFPRSLPVANGGGRMTILPKPPWFASSRTGAAVSEGLTRHRADGGTVGLAKTLLRALRA
- the ypfJ gene encoding KPN_02809 family neutral zinc metallopeptidase — translated: MTFNPDADLSRNTTRRRGRTAAIAGGSGVGVLALLALIAGPLLGIDLSGLVGGAPGGGSEPGAGSAIENCDSGADANANVDCRMAGAQLALDAFWEDNVEGYQAPQLIVVDGATSTQCGTASNAVGPFYCPPEETVYIDPTFFQLMQQQFGASAGNLAQLYIVGHEWGHHIQNLLGAMEEYPNNGTGPGSNGVRMELQADCYAGGWLGRATEQTDADGDPYLEKPTEEQIRDALNAASTVGDDHIQEQSGQVNPETWTHGSSEQRQRWFAEGYQNGLDACGQVFTLPADQLDP